A window of the Cannabis sativa cultivar Pink pepper isolate KNU-18-1 chromosome X, ASM2916894v1, whole genome shotgun sequence genome harbors these coding sequences:
- the LOC133032489 gene encoding rac-like GTP-binding protein 5: protein MSASRFIKCVTVGDGAVGKTCMLISYTSNTFPTDYVPTVFDNFSANVVVDGSTVNLGLWDTAGQEDYNRLRPLSYRGADVFLLAFSLISKASYENVAKKWIPELRHYAPGVPIILVGTKLDLRDDKQFFVDHPGAVPITTAQGEELRKLIGAPVYIECSSKTQQNVKAVFDAAIKVVLQPPKQKKKKRKTQKACSIL from the exons atgagTGCTTCAAGGTTCATTAAGTGTGTCACGGTGGGTGATGGTGCCGTCGGCAAGACTTGCATGCTTATCTCTTATACCAGCAACACTTTCCCTACG GATTATGTGCCAACCGTGTTTGATAATTTCAGCGCAAATGTGGTTGTGGATGGGAGCACTGTTAATTTGGGACTGTGGGACACTGCTG GGCAGGAAGACTATAACAGATTAAGACCTTTGAGCTACCGAGGTGCAGATGTTTTCCTGCTTGCTTTCTCTCTTATAAGCAAGGCCAGCTATGAAAATGTTGCCAAGAAA TGGATTCCTGAATTGAGGCATTATGCACCTGGTGTACCCATAATTCTTGTTGGGACTAAGCTTG ATCTTCGGGATGACAAGCAGTTCTTTGTTGATCACCCTGGAGCCGTGCCCATTACCACAGCCCAG GGGGAGGAACTGAGGAAGCTGATAGGTGCCCCGGTTTACATTGAGTGTAGCTCAAAAACACAGCAG AATGTAAAAGCAGTATTCGATGCGGCCATCAAAGTTGTTCTCCAGCCACCTaaacagaagaagaagaagagaaagacaCAGAAGGCTTGCTCCATATTGTGA
- the LOC133032002 gene encoding uncharacterized protein LOC133032002 — MAEAFDRVEWSFLKRVMEKFLFPPNFINLIMSCLSTASFTLSINQQLTGSVTPTRGIRQGDPLSLTFSCYARRAWRILQAPSSLVAQLLKARYYPHSSFLDFGKGHHPSLVWNSISWGKTLLQSVLRSSVGNGTSISIYKDAWIPGYGKILYLQKPATLDHKVSSLISPNGDLDF, encoded by the exons ATGGCCGAAGCATTTGACCGTGTTGAATGGAGCTTTCTAAAGAGAGTTATGGAAAAATTCCTTTTTCCACCAAACTTTATCAACCTTATCATGTCTTGTCTCTCCACTGCATCATTCACCCTCTCCATCAATCAGCAACTAACTGGCTCTGTAACTCCAACCCGTGGAATTCGTCAAGGTGACCCCCTCTCCCTTACCTTTTCCTGCTATGCTCGGAGG GCTTGGCGTATTCTTCAGGCTCCTTCCTCTCTTGTTGCCCAGCTTCTCAAAGCTAGATATTACCCCCACTCATCTTTCCTTGACTTTGGTAAGGGGCATCACCCTTCTCTTGTTTGGAATAGCATCTCTTGGGGCAAAACACTCCTCCAATCTGTGTTACGCAGTTCTGTGGGTAATGGTACCTCCATATCTATCTACAAGGATGCTTGGATTCCGGGATATGGGAAAATACTTTATCTTCAAAAGCCAGCTACTCTTGATCATAAGGTTTCTAGCCTAATCTCCCCCAACGGAGATTTGGATTTTTAG